The stretch of DNA tacatgttcCACATAACATCGGCCGCCGAAGAATAAAGGAGAACGCGTTTCCTACTACTACCATACCCGTCCACGGCGGCCGAGAAAAGGGATCCGGCGGAGGGAAATCACGTACGCTATCCGCCGTTGCCGCGGCGAACGTCATATCTACCTTTCAGTGTACTTGTGATATTCTTGAATTACAGAATACTCACTAAAAAAGTTTTCcactttcttattttttttctcaacctTCTTTTCCTTTAAGCTTTCGTCCTTAGAAGTAGTCCGTGATGTCCGTTCAGGTGTAGACTCCTTTgacttttcattatttttttcctcgtccAAAGCACATTCGTTTGTATCGTCACTTAAAACAACTATGCTTTCTTTAGACTCGTCTATATTTTCAACTTGTTCCTCCTCATCATCtacattcaatttttttgGACTTTCAGATagctgtaataattatttataaatataagaaaagtcattaagataataaaattccaaACATTTTAAGAGTCTGAACATACAGGCAGATGGACCTCGTCATCACTGGAATCTACCGGCTCAATAATCCTGgcccgtttttttttcaccttttCAGTCTTTTTTACTTCTGCAATTTTATCAGACTTAGATTTCTTTAAAGAAGTAGATTTTTTATCTGTCTTTTTACTCTCAACtgtatcatttattatttgaatatcATTGATCTCTTCTACAACATCGTTAACagctttattttctttctttttatttttcttagtAGATGAATCTTTCAATTTTGTCTTCTCAGTTTTTTTCGATGATCCAGGTAAAGATTTATTCAACTTATTCTTTGGAGTAGTTccttaaagataattaaaaaaatatattaaatttgaaaaatctacAGCTCAACAGTAAAGTTACCTAATTTTCTACTAGGCTTTGCACTTGATGGAGGAGTTTTTGCGATCGCTTTTGACTTTGTATGTTTAACGTTCTGTTTTTTTAACGGTGGAGAcctgtaaaattaatgatttataagaaaacacattaaaaataaaaagaaaccatttttcttttcctttaataattataattataaattttaacataatggatttaatttaatcaccTTTCAGAATCACTGGTGTCTCTTTGCCGTTTGCCATTCTCCTGAATGTTATTTGACGCATCCCGATCCTCCTGCTTGTCCGACAAATTGTGGCTGTTGGTTGTACATATCCAATTAAAAACAACAAATCGACTGCGAGCTGTAACTGCAAGCTCCAGCCGTTGAACTGGTAAAGCCATTGAGCTCAAGCGTGAGCATGTGGCAAGAAACTTTAGCATAATTGActatagagaaagagagattatTAACAGCAAAACATACCTCTCCGAATTATCCTGACATGAATTTTCCTTCTTGgatattttagtaaaaaaagagCTGCAAAAGTAAGGTAAATGAAGTATTGTTCGTGCAcgggaaaaaattattgtactaattaaacaaatagatataatagaataatataggaaatatatattataggACAGACTGTAAtcgaaataagaaaataattattaaatttactcaCTCTATACGACGTTGAGTCATTGTTACGATGCTTCTACTGGCTTCTACGCGTTTGACAGATTTCCCGCGTTTATTTCATGGTAGTAATATAACCTCATTTTCATGGATCAAATGATACATAGAGGACAGTTCtttagaggaaaaaaattctaacatGTCCTCTATTTTTACCGATTCAAAtcttctgaaataaaaaaaaaaaaaaaaaaacgatgtgACGCCTGAATTAgctataaatgcaaattaaacttaaaatagtCTGATAAAAATACTCGACAtacattaatttgtataagTAAAACAATTCTTTCATCAAATATAATggttttatattgaatttattacaaaCATTTAAccttattttacaaataacatttaaatcaGTCCGGACAGTGTACTGCAAGCTTCAATTTTACTGACGTTCGAAAAGCATGTCGCAATACTTCTTCCGTCATAACTGCGACCTGGCCTATTCTGTTGTCGTGACCACGCGTTAATAGACGGGCAAGTCGCTTGTTAGGACACGTAACAGATACCACTGCATTGATACTGTCGTCAGGTGCTGGATCAAAGTGTTCCAGCTTTACTTTCAAACGATAAGGAACTTCGTTCGGTAAAAGGTCCATTAGCTTTGCCCGCACAGTTTTGTGTATTATATCCTCGCATGTATTGTCGCTATAAATGTATTCCTTGTACTCCCAGGCTCGTGGTTTAGCATTATCTACTAAATACGCCTACAAAACatgaaaataatagaatatatttaatttaaaaaaaaattaacatagaaattataatttttaagaatatttgaCAATTCTAAATTACCCTTAGGTCATCAATACCATCACCAGTCAGAGCAGATACCATAAATACATCATAGAAATCTGGAGATTTCTTGCTTTTAGTCAAAGTATAGACAAAGTCGAGTaatatctcctttttttttaatctgtctATCTTGttaataatcaaaattatagGAATCTTGCTTTTTATATCTTCAGTCAACAGTTGTAATagatttgtattaattttctctctagTATATATGTTATCAGCATCTTGTACAATTCCTATAATATCCGCTACTCTCAAAGAAGTCTGTGGATCTTCTATGAAACTTTTGgctaaattaaactttttagaTTCCGCCTTGGAAACCATGCCAGGTGTATCCATAAATATCAACTGTACATCACCTTCGCAATAAATTCCACGTGCTTTCGTTTGTGTGGTGTGCACCTTGCAGGACACAGGGCATAcctattaaaacataaaataaaaagttgtaGTATATTTTCGTAGAATGTAAACAAGATATGTGGATAAAACGAGTCAGATGATTAGAAACAGAAGAAAATTACCGATCGTTTAATAAGTTGATTAATAAGTGTGCTCTTTCCGGCATTTGGTGCGCCTAGAAAAGCAATCTTTAAAGACTTTTCATTTTCACGACGTGCAATCGACGTGAGGTTTTCGCTGGGCTGCGACGTGAATTCTCGCGAATCGTTTGTTGAAGCACCGGCATTGCTTGAAAAACATCGCCATAAATATCGGGCACTCGCACGAATCGCGTGCCTTTCGATCACAATTAGcatttcgtatttaattaaattatttacacaaTAAATTACACGTGCAAGCCAAGTACATGTTCGAAGTCAAtgtttctcaatttttattagtttattataaaattttcctaGGTTATGTTTCGAGATCCGTGCATTGAATGTATAGTGGCAGCACTACACAGGCTTAAAAAtcgaacaatattttttttttttgcagttgtTGCATAAGTATCGTGCTGCACTATTTGTACTCTAAACAAACCAACACGTGGGTGGATCAATGAGAAAATCATGAGAAAGCTCGGAAAAGTTTTTCCGAGCGTGGAATTATTTCGTGATATTTGACTGATATTCTCGATCCCGACAAAATGACATATACGTGACACTCATGACTGGCCGCGTACCGCGTCGGTTATAGCGTTAGATTcttcgtaaaaagaaaaagtcacGTTTACGTCGAGCGAATTAAACGAGAATAAGGGTGACTGCTTTCGTTAACGGGATGGAGATTAACGTAGACGATACGGTAATGCCAGGTGATAGTCTGGGAAACGTTGCATCGCttaaaaaggaaggaaaaaacgaGAAGGAGGTCGTAATCTTGGGCCCTGGATTGCGCCGCGAGGGCGAAGCTGTGCTTGTTTGCAAGGCGGGTATCCTAAGGAAACGTGAGCCGGCTGTTTATTACGTAGATAGTTATCAGAAACGGTACGTATGACAGTTGTGAAACATATTCTCTTTTATCACTTTGAATGACGTTAATAGACTCCCTTTGAAACCCGAGTTCGGTTGATCCATCTCTTAACATATTCCTTTGCCTTAAAGGTATGTTCCTAGTCGAGGAGAAAATGTAGTCGGCATAGTAACACAGAAAAGTGGTGACATTTATAAGGTAGACATTGGAGGCAGTGAACAGGCAACGCTATCTTACTTAGCTTTCGAGGgtgctacaaaaaaaaatcggccTGATATACAGATAGGTGATGTGGTTTATGCCAAATTACTGGTAGCTAACAAGGACATGGAGCCAGAGCTCGTGTGCGTTGACTCTCAGGGTAAGGAAAACGACCTTGGTGTGTTAAGCTCGGACGGCATGATGTTCACCTGCTCACTGAGTCTCGTGAGAAAGTTACTTAATCCAGAGTGCCCGCTATTCAGGCTGCTTGGTCGGAATCAAGCATATGAACTTGCAGCTGGATTGAATGGTAGAATATGGATCAAGGCGCCATCAGTTAAAGAAACGATAGCTGTGGCAAATGCCATTTTGGCAGCAGAGTACACAGTGCCTAGTGAAATGCAAAAACTTTGTAAcaaaattgagaaaatattaattcttatatcGTAATATCAGTAAacgtaaaaagatttttgagtttcctttattaaaaaaaaattttttttttatgttgaatTTCTAGTGCAAAAGgtttgattttaaaaacttaGTATTTCTTccaaataaaatcgaaaagaaagaaaaactttgTTTTGAATACATAGATGTTTTTAGTTGTCTTATTTTAGCATACAAAATAAAGCTACTAGCTGTTATCATTgacaattacatttattatatcaatatttataacaaattctGTAAATAAATCTGGAAGTTTTCTTAGTTGATATTTTCTAAAACTATTATATACTGAGACAACCGTTATAACAACCATGAAATGCAAATGtacaattttcattaaaaggTGTTGGTACCATTAGGAATGTATACTTATCCCAGAAACgagtatataattatataaattattagtGCAAAGTAAGATAGTCAATATAATCTAACGATTAAAAGTGAAGAAATGAGACTAGCTTCGTAAGAAATTCAATGTTTAATTTCGCTTTAACAAAAGAAACTTGGATATTACACACAATCGTATTACACTaacaaaagaaacaaaagacaTTTGGATATTACACACAATCGTATTACACTAACGATCGCAAACGGTATCAGTATATAAAGATACAGAGTGCAGAGCGTTGCTAGTTATGATAATTTTCATTACATGTCGCTGATATGTGCCTAGTGTAATGCTCTCGTCGATTTGCACGAGCCGTGTGCGACTATATACGATGTTATTTGCCGTAACAGCCTAAATAATGACGATATTTGCACTCAAGCACAACCATTACtttcattttacaaaatgttaaaagcaATCTCGAATCCAGTAAATATACCGTTACACGATCCcacagaatttttaattaattaaagattgcACAGAAGGTGTCTTTGTAGAATGCATTCATTACCctctaattaaaacagaaaaaaaaatgtaatctttTTACAccaataaataacaattaacaaCTTATCGCTAAATGTGTACTTACTTAAATTTtgacaataaaataatgtacagtgtaaaatataaatttaaaaagaagcaaaacaataagtatacttatatatgtataatataataaatatacgcaatagagaaacaaaaaaaagagagctagaaaacaaaatataacaattatatttaacaataaaaatatacattaaagctaaacgataatttttggTCATTTATGGCCCCTACTTCATCTCACAGCACCGTGCTAAAACGAAACTCTACAAGACATCCAGATATTACAAAAGAATATATTGTGACACATTCAGGAtcggacttttttttttgttacctAACATCACAGATctaaaaaaagcattaaaatcAACTAGATCTTTGCAAAACAAATAtcgtacaatttaaaaataatcttttaaataagaaaacagAAGATAAAAGGaatgtaacaataaaaaaaatgattgcaTCTTAAAATTCGCCTGACTAAAATCCTAATTAACTATATCTAgttaaatatactttaaacatgttttataaattataattataaagcgTAATTAAATGCTTAAAAGATTCATACAATGATTCATTACAATAActaattcttaaaattaataagaactAATTACTATTAATACACATAATTAAAACTAAGATTCTTTTCTAAAAT from Cardiocondyla obscurior isolate alpha-2009 linkage group LG04, Cobs3.1, whole genome shotgun sequence encodes:
- the LOC139102149 gene encoding GTPase Era, mitochondrial; translated protein: MLIVIERHAIRASARYLWRCFSSNAGASTNDSREFTSQPSENLTSIARRENEKSLKIAFLGAPNAGKSTLINQLIKRSVCPVSCKVHTTQTKARGIYCEGDVQLIFMDTPGMVSKAESKKFNLAKSFIEDPQTSLRVADIIGIVQDADNIYTREKINTNLLQLLTEDIKSKIPIILIINKIDRLKKKEILLDFVYTLTKSKKSPDFYDVFMVSALTGDGIDDLRAYLVDNAKPRAWEYKEYIYSDNTCEDIIHKTVRAKLMDLLPNEVPYRLKVKLEHFDPAPDDSINAVVSVTCPNKRLARLLTRGHDNRIGQVAVMTEEVLRHAFRTSVKLKLAVHCPD
- the Rrp40 gene encoding exosome complex component RRP40; the encoded protein is MEINVDDTVMPGDSLGNVASLKKEGKNEKEVVILGPGLRREGEAVLVCKAGILRKREPAVYYVDSYQKRYVPSRGENVVGIVTQKSGDIYKVDIGGSEQATLSYLAFEGATKKNRPDIQIGDVVYAKLLVANKDMEPELVCVDSQGKENDLGVLSSDGMMFTCSLSLVRKLLNPECPLFRLLGRNQAYELAAGLNGRIWIKAPSVKETIAVANAILAAEYTVPSEMQKLCNKIEKILILIS